One genomic region from Sphingobacterium sp. UGAL515B_05 encodes:
- a CDS encoding sensor histidine kinase, whose product MRSEIIWGKWYTPFVRVIVHIIFWILVFFTYYFTYRRLGGSYIWILVAKELFVTTSLFYSGIWLISKWIEKRKVLPLIIFIILSYIWWLNITYFACDFLTDFELKEGSGIYKYVKFFTSDGYFGIYQLKKFPGAFPDFLTLVSLPLTPKLVKHLIVQGNKMLLLEKNQAELELEKANLELKTTNLELDKANLERDNLKMELEILKSQISPHFLFNTLNSIYRLAEKGEPSTPNTIMKLSNMLRYLLYQTNDDKIFIAKEIQFLNDYLDLIQIRFGNNINLNFNIAKIKEPYRIVPLMLLPFIENAIKHGPERSRADAWVDVSLTIDSGVLKFVVANGVNKSSTEPPKGGIGLKNVNRRLELRYKDRYKLDISDNLNSYTVVLEIEL is encoded by the coding sequence ATGAGAAGTGAAATTATTTGGGGGAAATGGTATACTCCTTTCGTAAGGGTGATCGTGCATATAATTTTTTGGATATTGGTCTTTTTTACGTATTATTTTACTTATAGAAGGCTAGGAGGGAGCTATATCTGGATTTTAGTAGCAAAAGAACTTTTTGTCACTACATCCTTGTTCTATTCCGGTATTTGGCTTATTTCAAAATGGATAGAAAAAAGAAAAGTACTTCCCCTCATAATATTTATTATCCTATCATATATCTGGTGGTTAAATATTACTTATTTTGCATGTGACTTTCTTACTGATTTTGAATTAAAGGAAGGTAGTGGCATTTATAAGTATGTGAAATTCTTTACCAGTGATGGATATTTCGGTATTTATCAACTTAAAAAATTTCCTGGTGCATTTCCTGATTTTTTAACCCTTGTATCACTACCATTAACACCAAAATTGGTTAAGCATCTTATTGTTCAAGGCAACAAGATGCTCTTATTAGAAAAGAACCAGGCAGAACTCGAACTTGAAAAAGCAAATTTAGAATTAAAGACTACTAATCTTGAATTAGATAAAGCAAATCTGGAACGAGATAACCTTAAGATGGAATTAGAAATTCTTAAATCTCAGATCTCTCCCCATTTTTTATTTAATACGTTAAATAGCATATATAGGCTGGCTGAAAAAGGAGAACCCAGTACTCCTAATACCATAATGAAACTGTCTAATATGTTACGGTATTTGCTTTATCAGACCAATGATGATAAAATATTCATCGCAAAAGAAATTCAGTTTTTAAATGATTATCTGGACCTTATCCAGATCAGATTCGGTAATAACATAAATCTGAATTTTAATATAGCGAAGATAAAGGAACCTTATCGAATAGTCCCATTAATGCTGTTGCCTTTTATCGAAAATGCGATCAAACATGGACCAGAAAGAAGCAGAGCAGATGCATGGGTTGATGTTTCATTAACAATTGATTCAGGTGTATTGAAATTCGTAGTTGCTAATGGAGTAAATAAAAGCAGTACTGAACCACCAAAAGGTGGCATTGGATTGAAAAATGTTAATAGGAGACTGGAACTTCGATATAAGGATAGATATAAATTAGACATATCTGATAATCTGAATAGTTACACTGTCGTACTTGAAATTGAATTGTAA
- a CDS encoding LytTR family DNA-binding domain-containing protein, whose product MIKCIVIDDEQLAQEILVSHLEKIPDIEIVGVFNNAFDAMKVLRSNEINLVFCDIQMPDLDGVNFLKSLKNPPLFVFVTGDPSHAIEGYQLNVLDYILKPFGVDRLLQTIEKAQAYLHLEKGTKPELNFLIIKDRSNIIITPYDEVYSIKADKDYVWVETLEKTYHVWKKLMEMEESLVNAKQFIRVHKSYIINLDYAKQVEGNIIKMKGSLDDVPIGGQYKAELFKRLGLTGG is encoded by the coding sequence ATGATTAAATGTATTGTAATTGATGATGAACAACTGGCACAGGAAATACTCGTGTCTCATTTAGAGAAAATTCCCGATATAGAAATTGTGGGAGTATTTAATAATGCATTTGATGCAATGAAAGTGTTAAGATCAAACGAAATAAATCTGGTATTCTGTGATATTCAAATGCCTGATTTGGACGGTGTTAATTTTCTTAAAAGCCTTAAAAATCCTCCTTTATTTGTATTTGTTACTGGTGATCCATCACATGCTATCGAAGGATATCAATTAAATGTATTAGATTATATACTTAAGCCATTTGGCGTAGATCGTCTTTTGCAGACTATAGAAAAAGCCCAAGCTTACTTACACTTGGAGAAGGGAACCAAACCGGAACTGAACTTTCTTATAATTAAAGATAGGTCAAATATTATCATTACACCTTACGATGAAGTATATTCAATCAAGGCAGATAAGGATTACGTATGGGTTGAAACATTGGAAAAAACGTACCATGTGTGGAAAAAACTAATGGAAATGGAAGAATCCTTGGTCAATGCAAAGCAGTTTATCCGAGTACACAAATCTTACATCATTAATCTAGATTATGCCAAGCAAGTTGAAGGTAATATAATAAAAATGAAAGGTAGTTTAGACGATGTACCAATTGGTGGTCAATATAAAGCAGAATTGTTTAAACGATTGGGATTAACTGGAGGATAA
- a CDS encoding lantibiotic dehydratase: protein MYRLVKPADFFIIRNPRLPISFFDRVNNCKTELEFWDFIVEFFKDPQLLDAIAIASQDLFNQLETLLNKPFTQETRNILPSIYKYISRMSNRPTPFGKFSSISIGNISNVNTKLVLNNKFLSKYRLDYASQEIINKQLLNDEITIENIIFYPNSTLVDNGDNFSYIEYTDHFSDRKFNWSRINSNILIKTVIANASKGQTIKQIINFIGQFGVKEIQARKFIFELIEHKILIPETDPITTVDSLNNFFNRALNISKGTNFYNSIIELSEILANSESEGISSSKCIIKEAFSSLFHKDPKNLFQVDSMRKMTEGNLNDIEISIIIREIFELIHLNHNKKADDLQLFTKKFYSRYGDQEISLMEALDFEQGIGYGTQASILERELPLLNGLNGSQTNNIPDYSEFVESIVEKYSEKPDYSKRSIELKEKDFEIFGTKNNSEKNKLPLGLYIFGNLLETKSDIKDFRFHLKGCGGSSSLPLLTRFSYLDETLKTKLLKLAREEQNQLNETILAEIVFYPKSNAGNILARPSLYEYEIPIIGQAAVDKDHTIPLSDIYLKVVNGKVILRSKNLNKRVLPRLSSAHNFHYGMTIYRFLCDVQQQENSIKISWDWHPNTKKNFFPRICYKHLILSRAEWHIPHIEFRTLNLRDANEKIEYFIKKYQLPTKVLIANGDNEVLIDLGNEIGKQIFLKELNHKGLRLIENIYDEFSSPVINSDGEVLSNEVIIPIIGNSTRGSSSLPIQSESNIKRTFVPGSEWLYLKIYCGERESDRIIQEELQRIVQGLKQHDKIQKWFYIRYADPEPHLRVRFQLNGELESTFLIVSKSINNILEPLITSRRISKFMLDTYERELERYGFSNIENCESIFHLESETITKLLPYVKREGEVLRWKLALGMTKNLLSAFNYTIAEQISLLNLWRDSFLEEFDTVPKLKYKLDKNFREKKDEISSFMKIENINYGSILNEYKAQMTLVADQCYKNKDFQMMTVRIIGSLTHMLLNRIFFTKQREQEMVIYHFLAKILNSEFKRTGC, encoded by the coding sequence ATGTATAGGCTTGTTAAACCTGCAGATTTCTTTATAATTAGAAACCCAAGATTGCCAATTAGCTTTTTCGATAGAGTGAATAATTGCAAGACTGAATTGGAATTTTGGGATTTTATCGTTGAATTTTTCAAAGATCCACAGTTGCTTGATGCAATTGCTATAGCCAGTCAAGACCTTTTCAATCAATTAGAAACATTATTAAATAAACCTTTTACACAGGAAACTAGAAATATATTGCCTTCAATATATAAATACATCAGTAGAATGTCCAACCGCCCTACTCCATTTGGAAAGTTTTCATCTATTTCTATTGGGAATATTTCAAATGTAAATACCAAACTTGTTTTAAACAACAAGTTTCTTTCTAAATACCGCTTGGATTATGCGAGCCAGGAAATAATAAATAAACAGTTATTAAACGATGAAATTACGATTGAGAATATAATCTTTTATCCAAATTCAACGCTCGTCGATAATGGCGACAACTTCTCATACATCGAATATACAGATCATTTTTCTGACAGAAAATTTAACTGGTCCAGGATTAACTCAAACATTTTAATTAAAACAGTTATTGCCAATGCCAGCAAAGGGCAAACAATCAAACAAATAATAAATTTTATCGGACAGTTTGGGGTAAAAGAAATTCAGGCTAGAAAATTCATATTTGAGCTAATCGAGCATAAAATTCTCATACCAGAAACCGATCCTATTACTACAGTTGATAGCTTAAATAATTTTTTCAATAGAGCCCTTAATATATCTAAGGGAACAAATTTTTATAATAGTATTATTGAACTTTCGGAAATTTTAGCTAACAGTGAGTCAGAGGGAATCAGCTCATCGAAATGTATTATCAAGGAAGCTTTTTCGAGTTTATTTCACAAAGATCCCAAAAATTTGTTCCAAGTGGATTCTATGAGAAAAATGACCGAAGGCAATCTAAATGATATAGAAATTTCAATTATAATACGCGAGATATTTGAATTAATACATTTAAATCATAATAAAAAAGCTGACGATCTACAACTTTTCACAAAGAAATTTTACTCACGATATGGAGATCAGGAAATCTCCTTGATGGAGGCTTTAGATTTTGAACAAGGTATTGGATATGGTACTCAAGCCTCAATCTTAGAAAGAGAACTCCCACTGCTAAATGGACTAAATGGTAGTCAAACAAACAATATCCCCGATTATTCTGAATTTGTTGAATCAATTGTAGAAAAGTATTCTGAAAAGCCAGATTATAGTAAACGTTCAATAGAACTGAAAGAAAAAGACTTTGAGATATTTGGGACGAAGAATAATTCAGAAAAAAACAAGTTACCCCTTGGCTTATATATATTCGGAAACCTATTAGAAACAAAATCTGATATTAAGGATTTCAGATTTCATTTAAAAGGTTGTGGAGGCTCATCGTCTTTACCGTTGCTCACCCGTTTTTCATATCTTGATGAGACACTAAAGACCAAACTTTTAAAGCTTGCACGAGAAGAACAAAACCAATTAAATGAAACTATTCTGGCAGAGATCGTATTTTATCCTAAATCCAATGCCGGAAACATTCTTGCAAGGCCAAGTTTATACGAATATGAAATTCCGATTATTGGTCAAGCTGCCGTTGATAAGGATCATACAATACCATTAAGTGATATATATTTAAAAGTAGTAAACGGAAAGGTAATTTTAAGATCAAAAAATCTAAATAAACGTGTACTTCCTAGACTCAGCAGCGCTCATAACTTCCATTATGGAATGACTATTTATAGATTTTTATGTGATGTTCAACAACAAGAAAATTCCATTAAAATTTCTTGGGACTGGCACCCAAACACAAAAAAAAATTTCTTTCCCAGAATATGCTATAAGCATCTTATTCTTTCCCGTGCCGAATGGCATATCCCACATATAGAATTTAGGACTTTGAATCTTAGGGATGCTAATGAGAAAATCGAATATTTTATAAAAAAATACCAGCTTCCTACAAAAGTTTTAATCGCCAATGGAGACAATGAAGTTTTAATTGATCTAGGTAACGAAATTGGGAAACAGATCTTTTTAAAAGAATTGAATCATAAGGGTCTAAGGCTAATTGAAAATATTTATGATGAATTTAGTAGCCCAGTTATTAATTCTGACGGCGAAGTATTGTCCAATGAAGTGATTATTCCAATTATTGGAAATTCCACTAGAGGTTCCTCTTCCCTGCCTATTCAGTCCGAAAGTAATATTAAGCGAACATTTGTTCCGGGAAGCGAATGGCTATATCTCAAAATTTATTGTGGTGAAAGAGAAAGCGATAGGATAATTCAAGAAGAATTGCAACGGATAGTTCAAGGGCTAAAGCAACATGATAAAATTCAAAAATGGTTTTATATCAGATATGCCGATCCAGAACCGCATCTGCGCGTACGATTTCAATTAAATGGAGAATTGGAAAGTACATTTCTAATTGTCTCGAAAAGTATTAACAATATCTTGGAGCCACTAATTACAAGTCGCCGTATTTCAAAGTTCATGCTTGATACTTATGAACGGGAACTTGAACGCTATGGTTTCTCCAACATTGAAAATTGCGAATCTATATTCCACTTAGAGAGTGAAACGATTACCAAATTATTACCCTATGTTAAACGTGAAGGTGAGGTCCTTAGATGGAAGCTGGCATTAGGAATGACAAAGAATCTCCTTTCAGCATTCAATTATACAATTGCTGAACAAATATCATTGCTTAATTTATGGAGAGACAGTTTTCTTGAAGAATTTGACACTGTACCAAAATTAAAGTACAAACTGGATAAAAATTTCCGGGAAAAGAAGGATGAGATTTCTTCATTTATGAAAATAGAGAACATTAATTACGGCTCGATACTCAACGAATATAAGGCTCAAATGACTTTAGTCGCAGATCAATGCTATAAGAATAAAGATTTTCAAATGATGACCGTTAGAATAATTGGCTCTCTGACACATATGCTTTTGAATAGAATTTTCTTCACCAAACAAAGAGAACAGGAAATGGTAATTTACCATTTCCTTGCTAAGATCTTAAATAGTGAGTTCAAGAGAACTGGATGTTAA